A stretch of Choristoneura fumiferana chromosome 29, NRCan_CFum_1, whole genome shotgun sequence DNA encodes these proteins:
- the LOC141444110 gene encoding uncharacterized protein isoform X1 translates to MGKRNNEFGDKGDTRVLYKKSISTIRTRSKTYSGHSQIFTKSGIQQLKKEISQTNTLSTQCGKEKRDLAVETNVCMLRNYVRKRIKYSHRVSSVNCENIKMQTNKERNGRPSKNHPLKRLKSVTRYPSKEPSFIIAFALQETYDNLATEQQKICCSKNSKASDHTITPKVSTSNYSTGEMGENQSDSVVPETSLNYAGCDRDEGGDLEQKLPSLEECIMIKKIENPEMVFGRSSHRKSLKQRTSNKQNKCKDLNKVKVVYNKRKGSKRLDKKLCKYFGEKHMNVNTISNKIQSESISKMLSRSRILEKVSAKENLIEDQHIKGMSNQDSASASFITANESFFSYISQDTLTYKESNNSVKDTECDLSKSESMNSVIRILPDETFKTVINVSRAVIQSGTFAVEHNIRTMPSNTVIMHQNLTSTETFIEPVPLTSDPVSEVSSKAICDNYMDLTVSDISTERFEGDSRLSTTEASDEEYTFYNAKTSSYFNKCDNDSISENAVQIERPDELFQDTFAKADPCATNSSLIDRVINLGIFPEIISHNSNHYPNDDIVTEKISHNYTYPKDEDTTAYDQNNVNRMIPNNITQKSFCPELNVSFIKPKTDLNLVNEAAITDILQGKGKHENVKRTEELSNNYPSNLSELWEKLLIALDSTAKKIEESLSERIIQEMRDTFKMLNKANAKKDVEAGFVPTAPTVNNAGDTDEPMKEVCPEDAPSKLEQGLQCNLVQSQLIDELMLFKNRSVSGRICPAVSHQSSSKFIEHSFEVLKPPGVMNIPNRGDVVTLTDEETVEGPSAKVLHIQHPTFLKISVIWKFLKENVFVLTSVPVFFFVFILFYLFVLLIAQPL, encoded by the exons ATGGGGAAAAGGAACAATGAATTCGGTGACAAAGGAGACACTAGAGTCCTCTACAAGAAATCTATAAGCACCATCCGGACACGCTCTAAAACTTACTCAGGTCATTCCCAGATATTCACCAAGAGCGGTATACAGCAGTTGAAGAAAGAGATATCACAAACGAATACGCTTAGCACGCAATGTGGGAAAGAGAAGAGAGATCTAGCCGTGGAGACAAATGTGTGTATGCTGAGAAATTATGTAAGGAAGAGAATAAAATATTCACATCGCG TGTCCAGTGTTAATTGTGAAAATATCAAAATGCAAACTAACAAAGAACGTAATGGACGTCCATCAAAAAATCATCCACTAAAGAGACTCAAATCGGTCACGAGGTATCCGAGTAAAGAACCTTCTTTTATCATAGCCTTTGCACTTCAAGAAACGTATGACAATTTAGCAACTGAACAGCAGAAAATTTGCTGTAGTAAAAATTCAAAGGCAAGCGATCATACTATCACACCGAAAGTTTCGACCAGTAATTATTCTACTGGTGAAATGGGAGAAAACCAAAGTGATTCAGTTGTGCCAGAAACTTCACTTAATTATGCAGGGTGCGATAGAGATGAGGGTGGTGATCTAGAGCAAAAACTTCCATCTTTGGAAGAATGCATCATGATTAAGAAAATAGAAAACCCAGAAATGGTTTTTGGGAGGTCCAGTCATCGTAAGAGTCTAAAGCAAAGAAcaagtaataaacaaaacaaatgcaaagatttaaataaagtaaaagtgGTTTACAATAAACGAAAGGGTTCGAAGAGACTGgataaaaaattatgtaaatactttGGGGAGAAACACATGAATGTCAACACAATATCGAATAAAATCCAATCTGAGTCTATTTCTAAAATGTTGTCTAGATCCAGAATTCTAGAAAAAGTTTCTGCtaaagaaaatttgattgaagaTCAACACATAAAAGGCATGAGCAACCAAGATTCAGCGTCAGCATCATTCATAACTGCTAATGAGTcattttttagttacatcagTCAAGACACTTTAACATATAAAGAAAGCAATAACAGTGTTAAGGATACAGAATGTGATTTGTCTAAATCCGAAAGTATGAATTCTGTTATCCGCATATTACCTGATGAGACGTTCAAAACTGTGATTAATGTGTCGAGAGCTGTAATACAAAGCGGCACCTTCGCTGTTGAACATAATATCAGAACGATGCCCAGCAACACAGTTATAATGCACCAAAATTTGACAAGCACAGAAACTTTTATCGAACCAGTCCCGTTGACGTCCGATCCCGTGAGTGAAGTGTCATCTAAAGCCATTTGTGATAATTATATGGATTTAACTGTCAGTGATATTAGCACAGAAAGATTTGAAGGTGATTCAAGGCTTTCAACAACAGAAGCATCAGATGAAGAATATACTTTTTATAATGCTAAGACGAGCTCATATTTCAACAAATGTGATAATGACTCCATTTCCGAAAACGCAGTTCAAATTGAAAGACCAGATGAGCTATTCCAGGACACATTTGCCAAAGCTGATCCTTGTGCAACTAATTCAAGTCTCATAGACAGGGTTATAAATCTAGGAATATTTCCTGAAATAATATCTCACAACTCCAATCATTATCCAAATGACGACATTGTAACGGAAAAAATAAGTCATAACTATACATACCCTAAAGATGAAGATACTACCGCTTATGATCAAAATAATGTTAACAGAATGATTCCTAACAACATAACTCAGAAATCCTTCTGCCCAGAATTAAACGTCagctttattaaaccaaaaacaGATTTGAATTTGGTGAATGAAGCAGCAATTACGGATATTCTGCAAGGAAAAGGAAAGCATGAGAACGTAAAGCGAACAGAAGAATTGAGTAATAATTATCCATCAAATTTGTCCGAACTTTGGGAGAAACTGCTCATAGCCCTAGACTCAACAGCTAAGAAAATCGAAGAGTCGCTCAGCGAAAGAATTATTCAGGAAATGAGAGACACATTCAAAATGTTAAACAAAGCTAACGCTAAAAAAGACGTAGAAGCTGGTTTCGTTCCAACAGCGCCAACCGTGAATAATGCAGGTGACACAGACGAGCCAATGAAAGAGGTTTGCCCTGAAGATGCACCAAGCAAACTGGAGCAAGGTTTGCAATGTAATCTAGTTCAAAGTCAACTGATAGACGAATTGATGTTGTTTAAGAATCGCTCTGTAAGTGGCAGGATTTGCCCTGCTGTTTCTCACCAGAGTAGCTCAAAATTTATCGAACACTCCTTCGAGGTTTTAAAACCCCCTGGTGTGATGAATATCCCTAATAGAGGAGACGTGGTCACCTTAACTGATGAAGAAACTGTGGAAGGGCCATCTGCTAAAGTTCTACACATACAGCACCCAACATTCTTGAAGATTTCTGTAATTTGGaaatttttgaaagaaaatgTGTTTGTCTTAACCAGTGTTCCGGTGTTTTTTTTCgtgttcattttgttttatttattcgttCTTTTGATAGCTCAACCACTTTAG
- the LOC141444110 gene encoding uncharacterized protein isoform X2, whose amino-acid sequence MQTNKERNGRPSKNHPLKRLKSVTRYPSKEPSFIIAFALQETYDNLATEQQKICCSKNSKASDHTITPKVSTSNYSTGEMGENQSDSVVPETSLNYAGCDRDEGGDLEQKLPSLEECIMIKKIENPEMVFGRSSHRKSLKQRTSNKQNKCKDLNKVKVVYNKRKGSKRLDKKLCKYFGEKHMNVNTISNKIQSESISKMLSRSRILEKVSAKENLIEDQHIKGMSNQDSASASFITANESFFSYISQDTLTYKESNNSVKDTECDLSKSESMNSVIRILPDETFKTVINVSRAVIQSGTFAVEHNIRTMPSNTVIMHQNLTSTETFIEPVPLTSDPVSEVSSKAICDNYMDLTVSDISTERFEGDSRLSTTEASDEEYTFYNAKTSSYFNKCDNDSISENAVQIERPDELFQDTFAKADPCATNSSLIDRVINLGIFPEIISHNSNHYPNDDIVTEKISHNYTYPKDEDTTAYDQNNVNRMIPNNITQKSFCPELNVSFIKPKTDLNLVNEAAITDILQGKGKHENVKRTEELSNNYPSNLSELWEKLLIALDSTAKKIEESLSERIIQEMRDTFKMLNKANAKKDVEAGFVPTAPTVNNAGDTDEPMKEVCPEDAPSKLEQGLQCNLVQSQLIDELMLFKNRSVSGRICPAVSHQSSSKFIEHSFEVLKPPGVMNIPNRGDVVTLTDEETVEGPSAKVLHIQHPTFLKISVIWKFLKENVFVLTSVPVFFFVFILFYLFVLLIAQPL is encoded by the coding sequence ATGCAAACTAACAAAGAACGTAATGGACGTCCATCAAAAAATCATCCACTAAAGAGACTCAAATCGGTCACGAGGTATCCGAGTAAAGAACCTTCTTTTATCATAGCCTTTGCACTTCAAGAAACGTATGACAATTTAGCAACTGAACAGCAGAAAATTTGCTGTAGTAAAAATTCAAAGGCAAGCGATCATACTATCACACCGAAAGTTTCGACCAGTAATTATTCTACTGGTGAAATGGGAGAAAACCAAAGTGATTCAGTTGTGCCAGAAACTTCACTTAATTATGCAGGGTGCGATAGAGATGAGGGTGGTGATCTAGAGCAAAAACTTCCATCTTTGGAAGAATGCATCATGATTAAGAAAATAGAAAACCCAGAAATGGTTTTTGGGAGGTCCAGTCATCGTAAGAGTCTAAAGCAAAGAAcaagtaataaacaaaacaaatgcaaagatttaaataaagtaaaagtgGTTTACAATAAACGAAAGGGTTCGAAGAGACTGgataaaaaattatgtaaatactttGGGGAGAAACACATGAATGTCAACACAATATCGAATAAAATCCAATCTGAGTCTATTTCTAAAATGTTGTCTAGATCCAGAATTCTAGAAAAAGTTTCTGCtaaagaaaatttgattgaagaTCAACACATAAAAGGCATGAGCAACCAAGATTCAGCGTCAGCATCATTCATAACTGCTAATGAGTcattttttagttacatcagTCAAGACACTTTAACATATAAAGAAAGCAATAACAGTGTTAAGGATACAGAATGTGATTTGTCTAAATCCGAAAGTATGAATTCTGTTATCCGCATATTACCTGATGAGACGTTCAAAACTGTGATTAATGTGTCGAGAGCTGTAATACAAAGCGGCACCTTCGCTGTTGAACATAATATCAGAACGATGCCCAGCAACACAGTTATAATGCACCAAAATTTGACAAGCACAGAAACTTTTATCGAACCAGTCCCGTTGACGTCCGATCCCGTGAGTGAAGTGTCATCTAAAGCCATTTGTGATAATTATATGGATTTAACTGTCAGTGATATTAGCACAGAAAGATTTGAAGGTGATTCAAGGCTTTCAACAACAGAAGCATCAGATGAAGAATATACTTTTTATAATGCTAAGACGAGCTCATATTTCAACAAATGTGATAATGACTCCATTTCCGAAAACGCAGTTCAAATTGAAAGACCAGATGAGCTATTCCAGGACACATTTGCCAAAGCTGATCCTTGTGCAACTAATTCAAGTCTCATAGACAGGGTTATAAATCTAGGAATATTTCCTGAAATAATATCTCACAACTCCAATCATTATCCAAATGACGACATTGTAACGGAAAAAATAAGTCATAACTATACATACCCTAAAGATGAAGATACTACCGCTTATGATCAAAATAATGTTAACAGAATGATTCCTAACAACATAACTCAGAAATCCTTCTGCCCAGAATTAAACGTCagctttattaaaccaaaaacaGATTTGAATTTGGTGAATGAAGCAGCAATTACGGATATTCTGCAAGGAAAAGGAAAGCATGAGAACGTAAAGCGAACAGAAGAATTGAGTAATAATTATCCATCAAATTTGTCCGAACTTTGGGAGAAACTGCTCATAGCCCTAGACTCAACAGCTAAGAAAATCGAAGAGTCGCTCAGCGAAAGAATTATTCAGGAAATGAGAGACACATTCAAAATGTTAAACAAAGCTAACGCTAAAAAAGACGTAGAAGCTGGTTTCGTTCCAACAGCGCCAACCGTGAATAATGCAGGTGACACAGACGAGCCAATGAAAGAGGTTTGCCCTGAAGATGCACCAAGCAAACTGGAGCAAGGTTTGCAATGTAATCTAGTTCAAAGTCAACTGATAGACGAATTGATGTTGTTTAAGAATCGCTCTGTAAGTGGCAGGATTTGCCCTGCTGTTTCTCACCAGAGTAGCTCAAAATTTATCGAACACTCCTTCGAGGTTTTAAAACCCCCTGGTGTGATGAATATCCCTAATAGAGGAGACGTGGTCACCTTAACTGATGAAGAAACTGTGGAAGGGCCATCTGCTAAAGTTCTACACATACAGCACCCAACATTCTTGAAGATTTCTGTAATTTGGaaatttttgaaagaaaatgTGTTTGTCTTAACCAGTGTTCCGGTGTTTTTTTTCgtgttcattttgttttatttattcgttCTTTTGATAGCTCAACCACTTTAG
- the LOC141444116 gene encoding uncharacterized protein yields MRAHGTCKRKWTKMKGLLAVLCLVACALAEPPAPYAPSGWRPAGPAFELPQRGQNPNYLPPVDPRNPASAPDAEDDVSVQGLPPRQEQQPIFHPSPISGQQYVGPTLNADIKNLDPSLQQTQFQIQQQKAREFARQRQENEANRLPSSNAPRQFLRTTVNPTEPTFTPRPDFRTTQVPTTESDLNEGETDEVVPPAVAGKQKVSVEVTRQNIQEYPPELFLNPLAQLRLQPLQLEQLNTPFLIGQEASQKQVSGFDAQTHFAALPAIIAQQQLAKQQALIQSQLPQSQAYVIRGQTSGAGFLIQSPQLQPFVNGQYEPLIQPLAPIQGQNVVLQPQGANQLQPNAFPQSKQEENDDERDDQSEQPQSELLPQPQAGYQPQPQPFQPQPQAGYQPQPQAFQPQPQAGYQPQPQAFQPQPQLIYQAQPQYQPQAENVYQQQAVYQQPQTVYTQADAFQQQPQVAYQPQAQGVYQQEVFPQPQVAYQQPQTVYQAQPQAFQPQTSYQPQTYQPQADQQIYQQFPQENFAQGQLVSFPGQNLGQYYQQQFAEPQQSQGQDALQSGFNVNQQGNSVENEEKDQNENEDGGATATAVATAFGARTQPRVYTRYGAPAPPQNPTTEPPVQEEVTTENGPAIAEATAVATGGRRKSAKLRNRRVRPVFTLDRSGHLILAQDQQ; encoded by the exons ATGCGCGCGCATGGGACTTGCAAGCGAAAGTGGACGAAAATGAAG GGACTATTGGCAGTGTTATGTTTGGTCGCTTGCGCGTTGGCGGAGCCGCCGGCGCCCTACGCGCCAAGCGGGTGGAGGCCCGCCGGGCCCGCCTTCGAGCTGCCGCAAAGAGGACAG AACCCAAATTACCTCCCGCCCGTGGACCCTCGGAACCCAGCATCCGCCCCTGATGCTGAAGACGACGTGAGCGTCCAGGGTTTGCCGCCGCGCCAGGAGCAACAGCCCATCTTCCACCCTTCGCCCATCAGTGGGCAGCAGTACGTTGGACCTACTCTTAACGCTGACATAAAGAATCTGGACCCGAGTTTGCAGCAGACCCAG TTCCAGATCCAGCAGCAAAAGGCTCGAGAATTCGCCCGTCAGAGGCAAGAGAACGAAGCAAACAGGCTTCCCAGCAGCAACGCGCCGCGACAGTTCTTACGCACCACTGTGAACCCCACGGAACCAACATTCACACCAAGACCAGACTTCAGGACCACCCAAGTACCAACTACCGAATCTGACTTAAATGAGGGAGAAACAGACGAGGTCGTACCACCAGCAGTCGCTGGCAAACAGAAGGTTTCCGTCGAAGTTACTAGGCAAAATATACAGGAATACCCTCCTGAGTTATTCTTGAATCCTCTTGCTCAGTTAAGACTGCAGCCTCTGCAGCTTGAACAGTTGAACACTCCCTTCTTAATTGGACAAGAAGCTTCGCAAAAGCAGGTTTCTGGCTTCGACGCCCAGACACACTTCGCTGCTCTACCCGCAATCATAGCTCAGCAACAGTTGGCTAAGCAGCAAGCGCTTATTCAAAGTCAGCTCCCACAAAGCCAAGCTTATGTGATCCGAGGACAGACTTCTGGTGCGGGTTTCCTTATCCAAAGCCCACAGCTTCAGCCATTTGTGAACGGTCAATACGAACCTTTGATTCAACCTCTTGCTCCTATTCAAGGACAGAACGTTGTATTGCAGCCGCAAGGTGCGAATCAGCTTCAGCCAAATGCGTTCCCTCAATCTAAACAAGAGGAAAATGACGATGAGCGTGATGATCAGTCTGAACAGCCACAGAGTGAATTGTTGCCTCAACCACAAGCTGGTTATCAGCCTCAACCACAGCCGTTCCAACCGCAACCACAAGCTGGGTATCAGCCACAACCTCAGGCGTTCCAACCGCAACCACAAGCTGGGTATCAGCCACAACCTCAGGCGTTCCAACCACAACCACAGCTAATCTATCAAGCCCAACCTCAGTATCAGCCACAAGCAGAGAATGTGTACCAGCAGCAAGCAGTTTATCAGCAACCTCAAACAGTTTATACACAAGCTGATGCTTTCCAACAGCAACCACAAGTGGCTTATCAACCTCAAGCCCAAGGAGTATACCAACAAGAGGTTTTCCCGCAACCTCAAGTAGCTTATCAGCAACCACAAACAGTATACCAGGCACAACCTCAGGCTTTCCAACCACAGACTTCTTACCAACCTCAGACTTACCAACCTCAGGCTGATCAGCAGATTTACCAACAGTTTCCTCAGGAGAACTTCGCTCAAGGGCAACTAGTCTCTTTTCCTGGTCAGAACTTGGGGCAGTACTACCAGCAGCAGTTTGCTGAGCCTCAGCAGAGCCAGGGTCAAGATGCGCTGCAGAGCGGTTTCAATGTAAACCAGCAAGGGAACAGTGTAGAGAATGAAGAGAAGGATCAGAATGAGAATGAAGACGGCGGAGCGACGGCGACTGCTGTGGCTACTGCTTTTGGTGCAAG GACTCAGCCCCGAGTGTACACGCGGTACGGAGCCCCTGCACCGCCGCAGAACCCGACCACTGAGCCACCAGTCCAGGAAGAA gtcaCGACTGAAAATGGACCAGCCATAGCCGAAGCCACTGCTGTCGCCACAGGGGGCAGGAGAAAGAGTGCTAAACTAAg gaACCGTCGCGTCCGACCTGTCTTCACCCTGGATAGATCCGGGCACCTGATACTAGCTCAAGAccagcaataa